CGCTCCAAAACGAGATCTCCGGCTCGGTTGCGGCTGAGTTCAACCAGCTTGACGCTGGACGAACTGACATCAATGCCCAGCAAAGGAGCCGGATCACGACTAAAAAACGACCCCAATGCGCTCAAGGTGGCCCCCAAAAAAATGTAGCGCCATGGCGCGCGGAACTTAAGATTTCACTTCAATGCTAGCAGCAAGCTCCTTGCGCAGCAAAGGTTTTTTACTTCTGACATGACGTGAAACGTTGTCAAAAGTATACGCAGGAATGGCGGGACGCCGCGGACATATGTCCGGGAAATGCGCTTTTCTGGCCACAAATCACAGTTCGAGCTTGTTTGGCGATGCAGGCTTGGTCGCCAAATCTTTTTATACTCTTTGGCTTTGGCCTCGACAAATTGCATGCAAAAAACCGACAAAGCCCACGCCCGTCAAGGTAACGACGGTGCGCCATCATCGCCTGGCTGGCTGGCCTGGCTGGTGCGCATGGTGGCTTGGGCGATGGGTTTGGGATTGGCCGGGGTACTGGCTCTGGTGCTTGGCGTGGGCATTGCTCTGGCGGTCGCTTACCCCAATTTGCCTGACGTGGCCGACTTGGCCGACTACCGACCCAAGCTTCCTTTGCGGGTGTACACGTCGGACGGTCATTTGATCAGCGAATTCGGAGAAGAGCGGCGCAATCTGTTGCCGTTTAAAGACATTCCCGAGGTGATGAAGAACGCTGTGTTGGCGATTGAGGACTCTCGGTTCTTCGAACACGGTGGTGTGGACTACCGTGGAATGCTGCGTGCTGCCCTCGCCAACCTGGGGAGGGCCAAGAGCCAGGGCGCTTCGACGATCACCATGCAGGTCGCGCGAAATGTCTATTTGTCGGCTGAGAAGAGTTACACCCGGAAGATTTACGAGGTGCTTCTGACGTTCAAGCTTGAGTATTCGCTGACGAAGGAGCAGATCCTTGAGATTTACATGAATCAGATTTTCTTGGGACAGCGCGCCTATGGATTCTCAACCGCTGCGCTTACCTATTTTGACAAGCCATTGAAAGACGTGTCGATCGCTGAAGCCGCGATGTTGGCTGGGCTGCCGAAGGCACCTTCAGCTTACAACCCGATCTCTAATCCCAAGCGAGCCCGGGTTCGCCAGCTCTACATCATTGATCGGATGCTGGAGAACGGCTTCATATCTGGGGATGAGGCGCAACTGGCCAAGAAGGAAACGTTGAAGATCCGCTCTCAGTCGCGCGAGATTCTGGTGCATGCCGAGTTTGCCGCCGAGATGGTCCGTCAGGCGATGGTGTCTCAGTATGGTGATGAGGCATACACCCGCGGGCTGACAGTGATAACCAGTTTGGTCTCCAGTGAGCAGCAGGCTGCGTACAAAGCCTTGAGGGACGGCGTGATGGCGTATGACGCCCGCCAACGCTACCGGGGTCCAGAGGCGTCAATCGAGCTTCCGACACAGAAGTCGGCACGAGATGAGGCGATTGACGACATATTGATTGAGCATCCTGATAACGGGGATTTGCTTTCCGCCGTCGTTTTGACGGCCAGCAGCAACAAGGTGGTCGTGGTTCGGCAGGATGGCGAGGCCATCGAGATCACGGGTAGCGGGTTGCGTGCGGCGGCAAGCGGCCTGACGGCCAAAAGTGCCCCTGAGGTGCAGATCAGGCCGGGGTCTGTGGTTCGGCTTGTCAGAGGGGGCGACAAGGAGTGGCGGATAAGCCAGTTGCCAGAGGTCGAGTCGGCGTTTGTTGCGATGGATCCGCGCAGTGGTGCGGTTCGGGCCTTGGTTGGTGGTTTTGATTTCCAGAAGAACAAGTTCAATCACGCCGCTCAGGCCTGGCGCCAGCCGGGTTCCAGTTTCAAGCCGTTCATTTACTCTGCGGCCCTGGAAAAGGGGTTGTCTCCAGCCACCGTTGTGAACGATGCGCCGATGTATTTCAGCGCAGGTCAAACCGGGGGGAAGTCGTGGGAGCCAAAAAACTACGATGGTCGGTTCGAGGGGCCGATGTCAGTGCGTCGCGCCCTGGCGAAGTCGAAGAATCTCGTGTCTGTGCGTGTGATGCAGCTGGTCGGGCCGGAGAATGCGCAAGCTTGGGTCACGCGGTTTGGGTTTCAGGCGGATCGTCATCCGCCTTATCTGACCATGGCGCTGGGAGCAGGGACCGTAACCCCATTGCAGATGGCTGCCGGTTATTCGGTGTTTGCCAATGGGGGGTACCGTGCGCCGCCATCCTTGATCATGCGGGTGGTGGAGCAGCGTGGCAGGGTGCTCTACCAGGCACCCACGACGGTCATGACGCCGGAAAACAGGGCCATTGATGAGCGCAATGCGTTTATCGTCAACAGTTTGCTGCAAGAGGTGACGCGGACAGGGACAGCCGCTCGTGCGCAATCCAAGCTCAAACGGAGAGACTTGTTCGGAAAGACCGGAACCACCAATGATTCGGTTGATGCCTGGTTTGTTGGTTATCAGCCATCCCTGGTCGCGGCGGCGTGGGTGGGCTATGACGTGCCACGCAACCTGGGCAGCCGCGAAACGGGCGGTGGCTTGAGTCTTCCGATCTGGATCGACTTCATGTCGCAAGCGCTCAAAGATGTCCCGGTGGCGGACTACAAGGTGCCGCCCGGGATCATTCGGGTGGGGGGTGAATGGTATTTTGAGGAGTTTGGCCCGGGACGCGGTGTGAGTGGCTTGGGACTCAACGACCCTTGGCCTGGCGCACTGACGGAGGAGGAAGGTGGCCTCAACGCACCGCCGCCGGCCACGGTCGAAGACCGGCGAAGTATTCTGGATCTGTTCAGGAACTAGTGAAATTCAGCGGGAGGCCCGCTTGCTCGCTGGCCGACTGTGAGAGCTGGCCAAAGAACTCCCCTTGACCTTTGGTATCCATCCACCGTTGGCCATCAAAGCGGTAGTGAAAACCGCCGGCCTTGGCCGCCATCCAAAGCTCTTGCAACGGCTTTTGCAAGTTCACGATGATCTGGCTGCCGTTGGAAAACGTCAGTGTGACCATGCCTCCTACGCGTTGGTTGTCAATGTCTGCGTCGGTGGCGTCGTTGATGTCATCACAGGCACGCTCCACGGCTCTTAAGGCGGCTTCCGCGTGATTCAGGTATTCGTTGTCGTTCATTACAATGCAATCATGATCAATACCCACAGAATTCTAGGCGCCTTGTCTGTACCTACACGTCCTTTGGTGGTTGCGGCCCTGATGGGCGCCGGGTTGCTTGTTGCAGGGTGTGGACAAAAAGGCCCGTTGTATCTGCCGACCGATACGGGTGTCCAGGCGAAACCCTCGAAGCCGGCGATTGAGGACGGCGCTAAGGTGAAGGATCAACCTCTGAGGTGAACCCTGGTCCGAGGTCAGGACTCCTCAAGGGCGGCCAAGCGCTGCAGCGCGGCGCCGCTTCAGGCTTCGAATCGCTCTCCAGCCCAGGAGGGCTGAAAATATGGCGGCATAAATCGCGACTTCTGCGAAATCGTTTTTGCCGCTGCGCATCCAGAAAAAGTGCAATACCGCCAATCCTGCCACGGCGTAGACCAGGCGGTGCAGCCATTGCCAGCGACGTGCACCAAACCATCGGATGGCCTTGTTGAAAGACGTCAGGGACAGCAGCAACAGCATGCTCCATGCCAACATGCCCACCAGAATAAAAGGCCGTTTGGCAATGTCGGCAACCACTTCGTTCCAATTGAACCCTTGGTCAAACCATGCGTAGGCCAACAAATGCATGGTTGCGTAGAAGAACACAAAAAGTCCGAGCATGCGTCGCAAACGCGCCATGGCAGGCCAGCCGGCGATGGTCCTCAGTGGGGTGACCAGCAACACCAGAACCAGAAACC
This region of Hydrogenophaga crassostreae genomic DNA includes:
- a CDS encoding penicillin-binding protein 1A, giving the protein MQKTDKAHARQGNDGAPSSPGWLAWLVRMVAWAMGLGLAGVLALVLGVGIALAVAYPNLPDVADLADYRPKLPLRVYTSDGHLISEFGEERRNLLPFKDIPEVMKNAVLAIEDSRFFEHGGVDYRGMLRAALANLGRAKSQGASTITMQVARNVYLSAEKSYTRKIYEVLLTFKLEYSLTKEQILEIYMNQIFLGQRAYGFSTAALTYFDKPLKDVSIAEAAMLAGLPKAPSAYNPISNPKRARVRQLYIIDRMLENGFISGDEAQLAKKETLKIRSQSREILVHAEFAAEMVRQAMVSQYGDEAYTRGLTVITSLVSSEQQAAYKALRDGVMAYDARQRYRGPEASIELPTQKSARDEAIDDILIEHPDNGDLLSAVVLTASSNKVVVVRQDGEAIEITGSGLRAAASGLTAKSAPEVQIRPGSVVRLVRGGDKEWRISQLPEVESAFVAMDPRSGAVRALVGGFDFQKNKFNHAAQAWRQPGSSFKPFIYSAALEKGLSPATVVNDAPMYFSAGQTGGKSWEPKNYDGRFEGPMSVRRALAKSKNLVSVRVMQLVGPENAQAWVTRFGFQADRHPPYLTMALGAGTVTPLQMAAGYSVFANGGYRAPPSLIMRVVEQRGRVLYQAPTTVMTPENRAIDERNAFIVNSLLQEVTRTGTAARAQSKLKRRDLFGKTGTTNDSVDAWFVGYQPSLVAAAWVGYDVPRNLGSRETGGGLSLPIWIDFMSQALKDVPVADYKVPPGIIRVGGEWYFEEFGPGRGVSGLGLNDPWPGALTEEEGGLNAPPPATVEDRRSILDLFRN
- the cyaY gene encoding iron donor protein CyaY, whose protein sequence is MNDNEYLNHAEAALRAVERACDDINDATDADIDNQRVGGMVTLTFSNGSQIIVNLQKPLQELWMAAKAGGFHYRFDGQRWMDTKGQGEFFGQLSQSASEQAGLPLNFTSS
- the lptM gene encoding LPS translocon maturation chaperone LptM — its product is MINTHRILGALSVPTRPLVVAALMGAGLLVAGCGQKGPLYLPTDTGVQAKPSKPAIEDGAKVKDQPLR
- a CDS encoding protein-methionine-sulfoxide reductase heme-binding subunit MsrQ, which translates into the protein MLSPVNRWLLHPATKPAVFLTATLPFAWLIWAAFTDRLGANPAEALIRSLGDWNIRFLVLVLLVTPLRTIAGWPAMARLRRMLGLFVFFYATMHLLAYAWFDQGFNWNEVVADIAKRPFILVGMLAWSMLLLLSLTSFNKAIRWFGARRWQWLHRLVYAVAGLAVLHFFWMRSGKNDFAEVAIYAAIFSALLGWRAIRSLKRRRAAALGRP